A single region of the Salvelinus sp. IW2-2015 linkage group LG20, ASM291031v2, whole genome shotgun sequence genome encodes:
- the LOC111980025 gene encoding 5-hydroxytryptamine receptor 4-like — MATESHPPEHSVEEVANTEQVLNSLERIILTIFLTIIIIMTVLGNLLVMVALCKDRQLRKKKTNYFIVSLAFADLLVAVVVMPFAAIELTTSQWRYGEIFCLVRTSLDVLLTTASILHLCCIALDRYYAICCQPLVYRNKMTPLRVALMLGGCWVIPSFISFLPIMQSWHAIGIEDIIEQRKFSGNSNETNCVFVVNRPYALICSTVAFYVPLSLMVLAYQRIYVTAMGHVRQIGTLQRAGSAPYSAPPQHYLSSEQQGSSRMRIETKAAKTLAVIMGCFCLCWAPFFITNVVDPFIHYSVPWQMWTAWLWLGYINSGLNPFLYAFLNRAFRRAFLMILCCGDERYVRQGSYGPTRHYSGSVNGTSIALR, encoded by the exons ATGGCCACAGAATCACACCCACCTGAACA TTCAGTCGAGGAAGTGGCAAACACGGAGCAAGTGCTGAACTCGCTGGAGAGGATCATTCTCACCATCTtcctcaccatcatcatcatcatgactgTTCTGGGGAACCTGCTGGTGATGGTGGCGCTCTGCAAGGACAGACAGCTACG GAAAAAGAAGACCAATTACTTCATAGTGTCTTTGGCGTTTGCAGACCTCCTGGTTGCTGTGGTTGTCATGCCGTTTGCAGCCATTGAGTTGACCACAAGTCAGTGGCGGTACGGGGAGATATTCTGTCTGGTTCGGACCTCACTGGACGTGCTGCTGACCACTGCATCTATCCTACACCTGTGCTGCATAGCACTGGACAG GTACTACGCAATCTGCTGCCAACCGCTGGTGTACAGGAATAAAATGACGCCCTTGAGAGTGGCCCTGATGCTGGGAGGATGCTGGGTCATCCCCTCCTTCATCTCCTTCCTTCCCATCATGCAAAGTTGGCACGCCATCGGCATAGAGGACATT ATAGAGCAGAGGAAGTTTAGCGGCAACAGCAACGAGACCAACTGTGTATTCGTGGTGAACCGTCCGTATGCTCTCATCTGCTCCACCGTGGCCTTCTACGTTCCTCTGAGCCTCATGGTCCTGGCCTACCAGCGCATCTACGTCACCGCCATGGGCCACGTGCGGCAGATTGGCACGCTGCAGCGGGCAGGCTCCGCCCCCTACTCGGCGCCCCCCCAGCACTACCTCAGCTCCGAGCAGCAGGGCTCCAGTCGCATGCGCATAGAGACCAAGGCTGCCAAGACCCTGGCTGTCATCATGGgctgcttctgtctctgctggGCCCCCTTCTTCATCACCAACGTGGTGGACCCCTTCATCCACTACAGTGTGCCCTGGCAGATGTGGACCGCCTGGCTGTGGCTTGGCTATATTAACTCTGGCCTTAACCCCTTTCTCTACGCCTTCCTGAACCGGGCCTTCAGACGGGCCTTCCTCATGATACTGTGTTGTGGTGATGAGAGATACGTACGCCAGGGGAGCTATGGCCCCACCAGACACTACTCTGGATCTGTCAACGGGACCTCCATCGCGCTCAGGTAA